The region GATAGGCACAAAGCTTGCCGCAGGACATCACAATAGCTGTTTTGACTTTGACGAAAATGCCTTACTCGCCGGAGTTGATGTGTTTTTACGCTCAACTTATATGCTTAACGGCAAGTAAAATATATTTGCAAGCCTGATGATTTTGGGCTTGCAAATTTTATGATGGTTAAATTTGCAAATGCGCTTTTGGTAAATCAAATTTGTAAATTTAATAAAATAAATTTACTACGATAAAATTTCAAATATCTCTTATTGTCTAATATTTGGATAAATTTACACAAAATTTGCTTAATGAGTAAAATTTACAAGCTTAAGCGTTAAATTTGCTTGATTTGTAAGTAGCGTGAATGAAATTCACGCTACTACATTAGGAAAGTCAAATACCAATTTGCCGCTTTTTATCGTTTTGATAGCTGCGCCTTTTAATTTCTTATCAATTAACGGAGAGTTTTGGGATTTGGATTTGTTTAAATTTTTATCATAGACGTATTCAAAGTCGGGATCTACGATAACGATGTCCGCTAGCATTCCTTTTGCTAACTTGCCTTTGTTGTTTAGTTTAAGAAGTTTTGCCGGGTTAAAAGATGTCAGCTCAACCATTTTTTTATAGTCGATAAGCCCCTCTCTAACAAGATCTAAAGTCATTGGAATCAGCGTCTGAAGTCCCAAAATTCCAAACGGAGCTTTATCAAATTCTAAAAATTTTTCATCCGTATGATGCGGGGCGTGGTCGGTTACTATGACATCCACTAGCCCGTTTGCGATAGCCTCTCTTACGGCTTTTACGTCGCTTGATGTGCGCAAGGGCGGCGACATTTTAAAATTTGTATCATAATTCATCAGCTCGTCTTCTGTATATGTAAAGTGATGCGGCGTAACCTCGCAAGTTACATTTATACCCTCATCTCTAGCTTGCTTGATGAGCTTTAGCGACCACTCCGAGCTAACGTGAGCTATGTGGATGTGTCCGCCTGTTAGCTTTGCAAGAAGCAAGTCGCGAGACACCATGATCTCCTCTTGCTCTCTTGGCATGCCTTTTATGCCTAAAATCGCCGAAACTCGCCCTTCGTTCATATGTCCGCCGCGACACAAAGAGCAGTCTTGCGAGTGGTTTATGACAAATGAACCAAAATGCTTTGAGTATTCAAGTGCGTATCTCATCACGTCGCTGCTTGCTACGGGCAAGCCGTCATCGCTAAATGCAACTGCCCCGGCTTCTACCATATCGCCCATCTCTACGACTTTGTTTCCGCCCATACTCTTTGTGATAGCGCCTATCGGAAGTAGGTCGATTAGTCCTCTTGCTTTTGCTTTAGCGATCATATCGCGAGTTATTACGGCATTGTCATTTACGGGGTTTGTATTTGCCATCGGCAAGCAGGTTGTTACGCCTCCTGCAACCGCCGTTTCGCTACCTGAGTTTATGTCGTCTTTGTATTCAAGCCCCGGATCTCTAAAATGCACGTGCATATCAATAAGCCCCGGCATCACAAGCTTTCCTGCGGCGTCTATGACTCTATCAGCCTTTGGTTCGTCTGTCGTTATATCAGCTATGATTTCGCCGTCTATCAGGATATTTGCCTTAAAAATTTCATCGGAATTTACTATAGTTGCGTTTTTTATTAAAGTAGTCATATCTTGCCTTATTTGTTTGAGATTAAAGTATGAAGTATCGCCATTCTTACGGCAACTCCGTTTTCGACCTGATTTAATACGTGAGAGTATCTAGGATCATCCGCAACGTCTGAATTTATCTCTACGCCTCTATTTATGGGTCCGGGGTGAAGTATCATGACTCCATCTTTGGCAAATTTCATCTTTGAGGCGGTGAGCCCGAAAAATTTAGAATACTCTCTTACCGACGGAAACGCCACTTCGTCATCTTGGCGTTCAAGCTGGATCCTAAGCATGATGATTGCATCGGTATCTTCAAGCGCTTCTTGCATGCTTTTGCAAATTTGACAGCCAAAAGCCTCCATTCCCGTTAGCATCATAGGCGGACCAAACAGCTTAACTTTGATACCGAGAGTTTGCATTGCGTAAATGTTTGAACGAGCCACGCGGCTATGAAATATATCGCCGATTATCGCTACGGTTAAATTTTCTAAATTTCCTCTGTGCTCAAGGATGGTAAATAGATCAAGTAGGGCTTGGCTTGGGTGTTCGTTTAACCCGTCGCCGGCATTTACTACGTGAGCGTCGGTGTTTGCGGCTACAAATTTCGCAGCGCCTGAGCTATAGTGTCTAACTACTACGATATCGGTTTTCATCGCGACTATGTTGTTTATGGTATCAATCAGCGTTTCGCCTTTTTTGGTGCTGCTTTGAGAGGCGCTAAAGTTTATAGCATCGGCTCCAAGACGCTTTGCCGCTATTTCAAAGCTGGTTCTTGTGCGTGTGGAGTTTTCAAAAAACGCATTTACCGTTGTTTTTCCGTAGAGGGATTTTGCTTTTTTGATTTCGGAGTTGTTTAGTTCTTTAAATTCTTTGGCTAAATTTAAGAAGTGGTAAATCTCATCTTTGCTTAAATTTGAAGTTGTTACGAGGTCTTTTTTGGTGTAGCTCATATGCGGTTCCTTTTTTGATTGTTAAATCAAAAAAGCAATACTACACCAAATTTACTTAATTTTTAATTTTGAAGCTTTGCAAACTCCGCACTTAGTCTATCTCTTATCTCATCGCTTACGAGTTCGCCGTCTTTGAAATTTGCCTCAACGAGCTCGTCAAGTCTGTTTAGCACTTCAAACAGCTCACTCTCCCATTTGTCGGGATTTCGTGCGGTATTCATAGTTTCTATGAAAGTTAGTTTCTTGCTCATCTCGCTAAGACTCTCTAAAAAACTATCTTTTAGCTCGACGTCTTTTAGCATATCATCGTAAAGCGCCATATTTTTAAGCTCTCTTAGTTCGCTGTTTATGAGTTCGCAGAAGTCTTTGTATTTTTGCACTGAAATTTGCCTTAAATTTTCAGGAGAGTTGTTTGCAAGTGTGCCGTTTTGATCGATATTTTTAGTTATTTTTTGAATTTGCATATAGATTATTGCCGCAACCGCAAGTGAAACTACTATCGTCATGGTAAAAATATCCATAAATTTCCTTTTTGCTTAAATTTCAAAGGCGATTATACTCAAATTTGCTTTTTCTTTTTGTAAATTCCATCTATGCTAACTACTCCAAGAGCTATCCAAATAAGCACAAACGAGCTTATTTTAGCCGTGTTTATCGGTTCGTTATAGACAAAGACCGCGATTAGAAGTTGAAGTGAGGGCGAGATATACTGCATATAGCCGATGGTGCTTAAATTTATTCTTAAAGCAGCCGAATTAAAGAGTAAAAGCGGTATAACCGTAAGCGGTCCGCAAAGCGTGATAAAAAGCCCAAACCACGAAAAATCAAAGTGATTTTGCCCGCTCTTTGCTATGAAAAACAGCGCCGCAATAGCAATAGGCATAACCATCGTAGTCTCTACGAAAAGTCCTTCTAAAGATGGAATTTTGATACGCTTTCTAACAAGCGAATAGATAGCAAACGAAAGAGGCAGGATAACCGAGATAAAAGGCAGTCCGCCCACATCGTAAATTTGGATAGAGATAGCGATAAAAACGATAAATATCGCAAATTTGCCAGTGTTTGAAATTTTCTCTTTTAGCACCACTACTCCAAGAAGCATCGTTATAAGAGGGTTTATGAAGTATCCTAAGCTTGCATCCACAATCTTATCGATACTAACCGCATAGATATAAATCGACCAGTTAAGAGCGATTAAAACCCCGCTAGTAAAGAGCAAAAAAGCGGTTTTTTTGTTTGTGAAAAACTGCTTTGCATCAGAGAGTTTTTTGCTAAATTTAAGCAGGATATATAAAAACAGCACCGACCAGATGATGCGGTGAGCGACTATCTCGGCAAATCCCAGCTCATAAAGCTGCTTGAAATATATCGGAAAAAGTCCCCAAAGTATGAAAGCGCTAAGACCGTATATCATGCCCGCTTTTGTTTCGTTTTCGTAGTTTTTCATTGGAATTCTTTTTTTGAAGCTATTTTATTTAATAAATTTTTAATCACAGCTTAGTTAAATTTTGAAACACTTATAAAAATTTGTTACTTAAATTCACAAATTTACTCTTTGAGTTTAATTTTATGTGTATTAAAAGTTCTTTTTGGTTAAAATCTGAGTTATTTTTTAAAAAGGTATGAGATGAATTGGACTAAAAGCTCGTGGAGAAATTTAAACATCTTGCAGCAACCCGTTTATCCGAATTTAGATGAGTTAAAAAGCGTGGAAAACAAGCTTGCTTCGCTTCCTCCGCTTGTCTTTGCGGGTGAGGTGAGGAATCTTAAAAAGGCGCTTAAGGATGTTACCGAAGGCAAGTCGTTTTTGCTTCAGGGCGGCGATTGCGCGGAGAGCTTTTTAAATTTTAACGCGAACAATATAAGAGATATGTTTAAAGTCATGCTTCAAATGGCGATAGTTCTTACCTTTGCCGGGCGTTGTCCCGTAGTTAAGGTCGGTCGCGTGGCAGGGCAGTTTGCAAAGCCTAGAAGTAGTGACTACGAAGAGGTAGGAGGCGCAAAACTGCCTAGTTACCGAGGCGATATCATAAACGGCTTTGAATTTAACGAAGCTGCGCGCGTGCCCGATCCAAAAAGAATGATAGAGGCTTATTATCAATCAGCCTCGACAATGAACCTTCTTCGTGCGTTTTCAAGAGGCGGTTTGGCCGATTTGCATGAGGTGCATAGATGGAATTTGGGTTTTATTAAAAAGCCTGAGCTTGGCAAAAAATACGATGAATTGGTTGAAAAGCTTAGTCAAACGCTTGCGTTTATGGAGGCTTGCGGTATAACTTCTCAAAATGCTCCGACTATAAATCAAACTGTAGTTTATACTTCTCACGAGGCTTTGTTGCTTCCTTACGAAGAGGCTTTAACTCGCGAAGATAGTCTTACGGGAGATTGGTATGACTGCTCGGCTCACATGCTTTGGATAGGCGAGAGAACGCGTGGAATCGATGATGCGCACGTGCATTTTTTAAGCGGAGTTCATAACCCGATCGGAGTTAAGATAGGACCTAGCGTAACTAGCGAGGATGTGATAAAACTCGCCGGCAAACTAAATCCGAATAACGAAGCGGGCAGGCTAAATATCATCGTCAGAATGGGAGCTGAAAAGATAGGAGATAAGCTTCCTGAAATTTTACGCGGAGTGAAAAAAGAAGGGCTTAATATCCTTTATAGTATCGATCCGATGCACGGAAACACCGTAAAATCATCAAACAACTATAAAACTCGCGAATTTCATAAAATTTTATCCGAGGTTAAGAGCTTTTTTGAAATTCACAAAGCCGAAGGCACTTACGCAGGAGGTGTGCATTTGGAAATGACGGGACAAGACGTAACCGAGTGTGTCGGAGGTGCGTTTAATATAACCGAAAAGAGCCTTGAAAATCGCTACGAAACGCAGTGCGATCCGCGCTTAAATGCAGATCAGGCGCTTGAGCTTGCCTTTTTGATAGCTGATTTTGTAAAGAAAAACTAAAAAATCAAGAGTTAAAATAGAATTAAAAAGCTGTTTTAACTCTTTAAATTTAAATTCTAATAAAAACTCTCATAAAATATAGGCAAATTTCTTCATTTTTAATACAAATTTTGCTAAATTATCAATAAAAATTATTAGATAACGGAGAAAAGTATGAGATGTGTTTACGATCTTGTGGTGATAGGCGGCGGTCCTTGCGGTATTGCTGCGGTTGTAGAGGCTAAAGCTAACGGTTTTAGAAACGTTTTATTATTAGAAAAAGGCGATAACCATAGCCAAACCATTCGTAAATTTTACAAAGACAACAAGCGCGTTGATAAGAGTTATAAGGGGCAAGATAGCACGATTCACGGAATTGTGGCTTTTGATGACGGAACGAAAGAGAGCACGCTTGATTATTTTGATAGGCTTTTGGACAATGACGAGATAGATACCGCATTTAACTCCGAGGTTGAAAGCGTGAAAAAAGAAGACGGAGTGTTTCATATCACGACCGCTTCGGTGGGATACGGCGCTAAAAATGTGATGATATCCATAGGTAAAATGGGGCGTCCGAATAAGCCTGATTATAAAATTCCCCCTTCGCTAAATTCGGTTGTAAATTTTAATCTAAATTCATGTTCAAGCGGTGAAAAGATAATCGTCGTAGGCGGTGGAAATTCGGCCGCCGAATACGCCGTAGAGCTTAGCGAAGCAAACGACGTGACGCTTAATTACCGCAAGGACAAATTTACAAGACTAAATGATATAAATGAAAGCGCAGTTATGGAGCTTGCAAACGCTAAAAAGCTAAAATTAAAACTTGGCGTAGACATAAAAGAGCTTGAAAACGAATCAGGCAAGATAAGAGTAAATTTCACGGATGATACTAGCGAAATTTACGACCGAATCATTTACGCTATAGGCGGTTCAACTCCTGTTGATTTCTTGCAAAAGTGCGGCGTAGAGCTTGATGAGGATAAAGATCCGATTGTAGATGAGAATTATCAAAGTACCATAAAAGGGCTTTATATAGGCGGAGATATCGTGCTTAAAAACGGCGGCTCGATTGTTTTAGCGCTAAATCATGCGCATAAAGTAATACAAAGCATTAAAAATAGTAGGTAGAGTTGAAGCAGTCTTTTTTAAATTCGCTATCTTTTTTTATACTCGGTGCGCTTGTTACTACAAGTGGGTATTTTTTGTATCTAAATTTGCAAAAGAATTCCGCTTCTAAAATTAGCGAACAAAAAGAGGTGGTGATAAAGGTTCATAGTTTTGAGGAGCTTCCAAAGGATGAGCAGGCTAAATATGTAAGAAAAGATGAGCTTGC is a window of Campylobacter sp. CCUG 57310 DNA encoding:
- a CDS encoding NAD(P)-binding domain-containing protein, coding for MRCVYDLVVIGGGPCGIAAVVEAKANGFRNVLLLEKGDNHSQTIRKFYKDNKRVDKSYKGQDSTIHGIVAFDDGTKESTLDYFDRLLDNDEIDTAFNSEVESVKKEDGVFHITTASVGYGAKNVMISIGKMGRPNKPDYKIPPSLNSVVNFNLNSCSSGEKIIVVGGGNSAAEYAVELSEANDVTLNYRKDKFTRLNDINESAVMELANAKKLKLKLGVDIKELENESGKIRVNFTDDTSEIYDRIIYAIGGSTPVDFLQKCGVELDEDKDPIVDENYQSTIKGLYIGGDIVLKNGGSIVLALNHAHKVIQSIKNSR
- the rarD gene encoding EamA family transporter RarD, which translates into the protein MKNYENETKAGMIYGLSAFILWGLFPIYFKQLYELGFAEIVAHRIIWSVLFLYILLKFSKKLSDAKQFFTNKKTAFLLFTSGVLIALNWSIYIYAVSIDKIVDASLGYFINPLITMLLGVVVLKEKISNTGKFAIFIVFIAISIQIYDVGGLPFISVILPLSFAIYSLVRKRIKIPSLEGLFVETTMVMPIAIAALFFIAKSGQNHFDFSWFGLFITLCGPLTVIPLLLFNSAALRINLSTIGYMQYISPSLQLLIAVFVYNEPINTAKISSFVLIWIALGVVSIDGIYKKKKQI
- a CDS encoding dihydroorotase family protein, whose protein sequence is MTTLIKNATIVNSDEIFKANILIDGEIIADITTDEPKADRVIDAAGKLVMPGLIDMHVHFRDPGLEYKDDINSGSETAVAGGVTTCLPMANTNPVNDNAVITRDMIAKAKARGLIDLLPIGAITKSMGGNKVVEMGDMVEAGAVAFSDDGLPVASSDVMRYALEYSKHFGSFVINHSQDCSLCRGGHMNEGRVSAILGIKGMPREQEEIMVSRDLLLAKLTGGHIHIAHVSSEWSLKLIKQARDEGINVTCEVTPHHFTYTEDELMNYDTNFKMSPPLRTSSDVKAVREAIANGLVDVIVTDHAPHHTDEKFLEFDKAPFGILGLQTLIPMTLDLVREGLIDYKKMVELTSFNPAKLLKLNNKGKLAKGMLADIVIVDPDFEYVYDKNLNKSKSQNSPLIDKKLKGAAIKTIKSGKLVFDFPNVVA
- a CDS encoding class II 3-deoxy-7-phosphoheptulonate synthase codes for the protein MNWTKSSWRNLNILQQPVYPNLDELKSVENKLASLPPLVFAGEVRNLKKALKDVTEGKSFLLQGGDCAESFLNFNANNIRDMFKVMLQMAIVLTFAGRCPVVKVGRVAGQFAKPRSSDYEEVGGAKLPSYRGDIINGFEFNEAARVPDPKRMIEAYYQSASTMNLLRAFSRGGLADLHEVHRWNLGFIKKPELGKKYDELVEKLSQTLAFMEACGITSQNAPTINQTVVYTSHEALLLPYEEALTREDSLTGDWYDCSAHMLWIGERTRGIDDAHVHFLSGVHNPIGVKIGPSVTSEDVIKLAGKLNPNNEAGRLNIIVRMGAEKIGDKLPEILRGVKKEGLNILYSIDPMHGNTVKSSNNYKTREFHKILSEVKSFFEIHKAEGTYAGGVHLEMTGQDVTECVGGAFNITEKSLENRYETQCDPRLNADQALELAFLIADFVKKN
- a CDS encoding aspartate carbamoyltransferase catalytic subunit: MSYTKKDLVTTSNLSKDEIYHFLNLAKEFKELNNSEIKKAKSLYGKTTVNAFFENSTRTRTSFEIAAKRLGADAINFSASQSSTKKGETLIDTINNIVAMKTDIVVVRHYSSGAAKFVAANTDAHVVNAGDGLNEHPSQALLDLFTILEHRGNLENLTVAIIGDIFHSRVARSNIYAMQTLGIKVKLFGPPMMLTGMEAFGCQICKSMQEALEDTDAIIMLRIQLERQDDEVAFPSVREYSKFFGLTASKMKFAKDGVMILHPGPINRGVEINSDVADDPRYSHVLNQVENGVAVRMAILHTLISNK